The Longimicrobiales bacterium DNA window CGCGCCGCTCGATTTCGGCAAGATGTCGAGCACGATGCCCGACTTCGTCGTCTGCAACGGCCGGCCGGACCAGTACATCCGGAATCCGCTGCGCGTGCGGCGCGGCGAGCGCGTGCGCTTCTACGTGGTCTCCGCCGGGCCGTCCCACCCCTGCAGCTTCCACGTCGTCGGCGAGCAGTTCGACAACGTCTGGCTCGGTGCGCCGCCGTCGAATCCGCTGCGCGGCGTGCAGACGTTCGCGGTGCCGCCGGGCGGCGGCATGATCTTCGACTTCGTGGCCGACATCGCGGGCGAGTTCCCGTTCGTGAACCACGGCTTCGGGCACGGCCAGAAGGGCGCGATCGGGTTTCTGAACGTGCTGGAGTCGACGTGACGCGCTGAGGCGGGAGCCGTCCCCACTCGACGCGTGGAACGAAAAAGCG harbors:
- a CDS encoding multicopper oxidase domain-containing protein — encoded protein: APLDFGKMSSTMPDFVVCNGRPDQYIRNPLRVRRGERVRFYVVSAGPSHPCSFHVVGEQFDNVWLGAPPSNPLRGVQTFAVPPGGGMIFDFVADIAGEFPFVNHGFGHGQKGAIGFLNVLEST